The Sphingobium sp. RAC03 genome contains the following window.
TTCAGATGGGGAGCAACCACTGATGAACGTGAAAGCCAAGGCGATGCCGAGGAATTTTTGGAACGTGGGGGTCATCAATCTAATCCCATGCCAGCCTTAAAGCTCGCGCGATCGGACTGCTGAAGGGCAACGTATCGCTGATAGTCCGCCTCAGCTTTCGCACGGCGCTGAAGCTCAACCGCCTGCAATGCCATCTGGTCATTCATCATCTGCGCCTGTTCGAGCTGTAGGCGGGCAGACATATCGGCTCGCTCGGCGGCCGAGGTGGCATTGCCGAGACGCCCCCGAAGCTCATCCAGCCCTTCGCGGCGGCTTGTCACCGCATCGCCGACGTTGCTGGCAAGGCCGGTAGAGACGGCCGCTTCACGCGCGCCCTGTTCGTAAGCGGCGCGCTCGCTCTCCGTGGCCGCTTGCGAGGACCGACCTATGAGATCCTGATAGACGTCGTTCGCCTTGC
Protein-coding sequences here:
- a CDS encoding type IV secretion system protein → MRRLKAVSIALAGSALLCAGTAQAQLGTGIVFDPRAFAQQIKQLEQARQAILQGKQQIEQAQSLYRDLNKATDISNVANQLKSDMLRTSDVSSSSLDGYTSGNVDVVGGLRGKANDVYQDLIGRSSQAATESERAAYEQGAREAAVSTGLASNVGDAVTSRREGLDELRGRLGNATSAAERADMSARLQLEQAQMMNDQMALQAVELQRRAKAEADYQRYVALQQSDRASFKAGMGLD